In Veillonellales bacterium, the following are encoded in one genomic region:
- a CDS encoding SEC-C metal-binding domain-containing protein, with the protein MDEKRGKNFVGKDGGKFEKYLAFSARRYLNYIKQLWAPLPATLSYRDFLQHLTKAELDDIRRTWDIKKVSSLRKNELIAVFTDSVSDKLTGITATFDRERFNLLKQLVTRGGVLPVNDKIAADVEYYRRKGIIFTGLRQEEKVICLPAELISPAEKLINREVEARIERNSEWIGLTHGILYYYGVMGFAKLQETLEQLTKKPVDPWECIQVLADAMDYYQRIRYCNEGYCDERVEDSKEIVKEQHKRPDIDYRSFSKSQLLEAGQENFIEWTPELHSFRQFLKQNYEISKAEIEELIGGFMDLIRADAPVQELFDYLQNVLEFPSFDSVQQITAVINPVMNATSRWILRGHTPNQIFKTEQQHVNPLPSAPFAVQRQPGEVFDFATRRKVGRNDPCPCGSGKKYKKCCGRDTIE; encoded by the coding sequence ATGGATGAAAAACGGGGTAAAAATTTCGTGGGTAAAGATGGGGGGAAATTTGAAAAATATCTGGCTTTCTCCGCGAGGCGATATCTAAATTATATAAAACAGCTTTGGGCTCCCTTACCGGCAACCCTGTCGTATCGTGATTTTCTGCAACACCTTACGAAAGCAGAATTAGATGATATTCGCAGAACATGGGATATAAAAAAGGTAAGTTCCTTAAGGAAAAATGAGCTGATTGCTGTTTTTACCGATTCGGTTTCGGATAAGCTTACCGGCATTACAGCAACTTTTGATCGGGAGCGGTTTAACCTGCTTAAGCAGCTAGTTACCCGGGGAGGGGTTCTTCCGGTCAATGATAAAATCGCAGCTGATGTAGAATATTATCGCCGGAAAGGCATTATTTTTACCGGCTTGCGGCAGGAAGAAAAAGTTATCTGCCTGCCGGCGGAGCTGATTTCACCGGCGGAGAAACTGATTAACCGGGAGGTAGAAGCCAGAATAGAGCGAAACAGCGAATGGATCGGGCTGACCCATGGTATACTTTATTATTACGGCGTCATGGGGTTTGCTAAGCTGCAAGAGACGCTGGAACAATTAACCAAAAAACCGGTGGATCCCTGGGAATGCATTCAAGTATTGGCCGATGCGATGGACTACTATCAGCGGATACGATATTGCAACGAAGGATACTGTGATGAACGGGTGGAAGATTCTAAAGAGATCGTGAAAGAACAGCACAAACGGCCGGATATCGACTATCGTTCCTTTAGCAAAAGTCAGCTGTTAGAAGCCGGGCAGGAGAATTTTATCGAGTGGACACCGGAACTTCACAGCTTCCGGCAGTTCCTCAAGCAGAATTATGAAATCAGCAAGGCGGAGATAGAAGAACTGATCGGCGGGTTCATGGATTTAATTCGCGCCGATGCTCCGGTTCAGGAGCTGTTCGATTATTTGCAAAATGTGCTGGAGTTTCCTTCCTTTGACTCTGTGCAGCAGATAACTGCTGTTATCAATCCGGTGATGAATGCTACCAGCCGCTGGATCCTGAGGGGGCATACTCCAAATCAGATATTCAAAACGGAACAGCAGCATGTAAACCCGCTGCCATCAGCCCCTTTTGCCGTACAGCGCCAGCCGGGTGAGGTATTTGACTTTGCAACCCGCAGAAAAGTCGGCCGCAATGATCCCTGTCCCTGCGGCAGCGGGAAAAAATATAAAAAATGCTGCGGCAGAGATACAATAGAGTAA
- the nrfD gene encoding NrfD/PsrC family molybdoenzyme membrane anchor subunit encodes MKVKIFGWNFTVTPSRYILTAIALFSIGVMLFRLITGFGTVTNLSDEWPWGIWIAFDVLTGVALAGGGYSTAFIVYILHREKYYPVARGAMLTSLLGYLLVMAGLFLDIGQWFNFWRPFISWGHASVLFEVFWCVSIYTTIQVLEFGEIVTERIGVRLHRFFKKIIPVLMFIGVILPTLHQSSLGALFLIAVYKVYPLWWSELLPIFFLFSSFFVGPAMVCIESILSGRVFHHYVPLRVLRGLAQIGGGAMIIYLILKLYDIFDRGAASLLFAGNIQSYFFLAELILGVLIPIVIVFSRWSLTRGGLLAYGILTTFGVILNRLNTTFTSMITHTKGYYFPSFWEFSVTAGLIAIGCLCYCFIVENFYILDYKSKPNASAGTQKHSA; translated from the coding sequence ATGAAAGTTAAAATATTTGGCTGGAATTTTACTGTTACACCTTCCCGGTATATTTTGACGGCCATAGCACTTTTTAGTATTGGTGTGATGCTGTTTCGACTGATCACCGGGTTCGGCACGGTGACTAATTTAAGTGACGAATGGCCCTGGGGCATTTGGATAGCTTTTGACGTTTTAACCGGTGTGGCCTTGGCCGGCGGCGGCTATTCGACTGCTTTTATTGTCTATATTCTGCATCGTGAGAAATATTATCCTGTAGCCAGAGGAGCGATGCTGACTTCTTTACTGGGCTATCTTCTGGTGATGGCCGGTTTGTTTTTGGATATCGGACAATGGTTTAATTTTTGGCGGCCTTTTATTTCCTGGGGGCATGCTTCCGTCTTGTTTGAAGTTTTTTGGTGCGTGTCCATTTATACAACGATCCAGGTGCTGGAGTTCGGGGAGATCGTCACGGAGCGTATCGGCGTCCGGCTGCACCGCTTTTTCAAAAAAATTATTCCGGTGCTGATGTTTATCGGGGTCATACTGCCTACGTTGCATCAGTCCTCTTTAGGCGCCCTGTTTTTAATCGCAGTCTATAAGGTTTATCCCCTGTGGTGGTCGGAACTGCTGCCGATTTTCTTCTTATTTTCCTCTTTTTTTGTCGGACCGGCGATGGTCTGCATTGAGTCCATTTTATCCGGCAGGGTGTTTCATCATTATGTGCCGCTTCGTGTTTTGCGTGGGTTGGCCCAGATCGGCGGCGGCGCTATGATTATTTATTTGATTTTGAAATTATATGATATTTTTGACAGGGGCGCTGCTTCGCTGCTGTTTGCCGGCAATATCCAGTCCTATTTTTTTCTGGCCGAATTGATTCTGGGCGTTTTGATTCCCATTGTAATTGTATTCAGCCGTTGGAGCTTGACTCGGGGGGGCTTGCTGGCATATGGAATCTTGACGACGTTCGGGGTTATACTGAACCGATTGAATACGACGTTTACATCCATGATCACCCATACTAAAGGGTATTATTTTCCGTCATTCTGGGAGTTTTCGGTTACTGCCGGATTGATTGCCATTGGTTGTTTGTGCTATTGTTTTATTGTGGAGAACTTTTATATCCTCGACTACAAGTCAAAACCGAATGCTTCGGCAGGAACGCAGAAACATTCTGCCTGA
- a CDS encoding 4Fe-4S dicluster domain-containing protein, whose translation MSKGVLIDLTKCIGCGSCAVACKMWNKLEFNNCEPYTGPDAKLHDLNWTVVSLHTVDDSRKEPVWRYVKQQCFHCQEPACVSACFSRALERNADGAVIYYPSLCVGCRYCMIACPFDIPKYEWSKRIPHVTKCQFCSQKIAAGESPACVSVCPTGALQYGDRSQLLAEGKRIIAADSKYVDYIYGEKEVGGTAWMYLSDVPFEELGFKMGMSNTALPAYTNKFVTKTPVIAAGWGAALLALSFYTKRRNRLAKERSRVRLTQKAEQNPDKTGGKREDHES comes from the coding sequence GTGTCAAAAGGCGTACTCATTGATTTAACGAAATGTATCGGCTGCGGCAGCTGCGCAGTCGCCTGTAAGATGTGGAATAAGCTGGAGTTTAATAATTGCGAGCCCTATACCGGACCGGATGCCAAGCTCCATGATCTGAACTGGACAGTCGTATCGCTCCACACGGTGGACGATTCCCGCAAGGAGCCGGTATGGCGCTATGTAAAGCAGCAATGCTTCCATTGTCAGGAACCGGCCTGCGTGTCGGCCTGCTTTTCCCGGGCGCTGGAACGCAATGCGGACGGCGCCGTGATCTATTATCCGTCTTTGTGTGTAGGCTGCCGCTACTGCATGATTGCCTGCCCCTTTGATATTCCCAAATATGAGTGGTCGAAACGGATACCGCATGTGACAAAATGCCAGTTCTGTTCACAAAAAATAGCGGCTGGCGAGTCGCCGGCCTGTGTTTCAGTGTGCCCCACAGGAGCCTTGCAATATGGCGACAGGTCCCAGCTGTTGGCGGAGGGTAAACGAATAATTGCGGCCGACAGCAAATACGTGGATTATATTTACGGCGAAAAAGAAGTCGGTGGAACGGCCTGGATGTATTTGTCCGATGTGCCGTTTGAGGAGTTAGGCTTCAAAATGGGAATGTCCAATACAGCCCTGCCGGCGTATACCAATAAATTTGTTACGAAAACACCGGTTATTGCCGCCGGCTGGGGAGCTGCGCTGCTGGCCTTATCTTTTTATACAAAGCGGCGGAACCGGCTGGCGAAAGAAAGGAGCAGGGTCAGGTTGACTCAAAAGGCTGAGCAAAATCCTGATAAAACTGGGGGTAAGAGGGAAGATCATGAAAGTTAA
- a CDS encoding [FeFe] hydrogenase, group A translates to MKKDGKCTRRSFFKLMGGLGLGGAALTITGCANETIGGNGWLPQQYRAAASWPVQVKGRIPLDADNPSLVRDDQKCILCGQCLQVCQNVQSIYGYYELPIKNDITCVDCGQCALWCPTGAITERDQVSQVEALLADDSKHVVVQTAPATKVALGEEFGMAAGSIVQGRQIAALRTLGFEGVFDTCFSADLTIREEAAELLERLRRGGDIPQFTSCCPGWVKFCEYFYPDLLGHLSTAKSPQQMLGAVIKTYYAEQKGLQPKDIVSVAVMPCTAKKFECLRPEMNGAGRLLQQPELRDVDIVLTTRELAKLMKRQQLDFNGLPDQAQYDRILGESTGAGVIFGATGGVMESAMRTAYYLVSGQKPPEDLLRWFPVRGLNGVKEAAVSIPGVGEVRVAVCHGLKNARIILDKVRKGEASWQFVEFMACPGGCIGGGGQPRTSLPPADDVRQARIDALYTMDEKMAVKHASYENQEVQQLYDQYLSQPLSGRAEQLLHTTFVDRSQLLTPKRK, encoded by the coding sequence ATGAAAAAAGACGGAAAATGTACACGACGCAGCTTTTTTAAGCTAATGGGAGGACTTGGACTGGGAGGAGCGGCGCTGACGATAACTGGCTGCGCCAATGAGACAATCGGCGGGAATGGCTGGCTGCCCCAGCAGTATCGGGCGGCTGCCAGCTGGCCGGTTCAGGTTAAAGGCAGAATTCCTCTGGATGCTGATAACCCCTCCCTTGTCCGCGATGATCAGAAATGTATTTTATGCGGTCAGTGTTTGCAGGTTTGTCAGAATGTGCAAAGTATTTACGGCTATTATGAATTGCCGATCAAAAATGACATTACCTGTGTGGATTGCGGCCAGTGTGCTCTGTGGTGCCCAACGGGCGCCATTACGGAGCGTGACCAGGTTTCTCAGGTAGAAGCGCTGCTGGCGGATGATTCCAAGCATGTGGTCGTTCAGACGGCGCCTGCCACCAAGGTGGCGCTGGGGGAGGAGTTTGGCATGGCCGCCGGCAGCATTGTTCAGGGCCGGCAGATCGCGGCTTTGAGAACCCTTGGTTTTGAAGGAGTGTTTGATACTTGTTTCAGTGCGGATCTGACGATTCGGGAGGAAGCGGCGGAATTGCTGGAACGGCTGCGGCGAGGGGGGGATATTCCCCAGTTTACTTCCTGCTGTCCCGGCTGGGTGAAATTCTGTGAATATTTTTATCCGGATCTGCTGGGACATCTGTCCACCGCCAAATCACCCCAGCAGATGCTGGGTGCTGTGATCAAGACCTACTATGCAGAGCAAAAGGGATTACAGCCTAAGGATATCGTGTCGGTGGCGGTTATGCCCTGCACTGCGAAAAAATTTGAGTGTTTAAGGCCGGAGATGAATGGCGCCGGCCGGCTGCTGCAGCAGCCGGAGCTGCGGGATGTGGACATAGTGTTGACAACCAGGGAATTGGCAAAATTGATGAAACGGCAGCAGCTTGATTTTAACGGACTGCCTGATCAGGCTCAATATGACCGGATTTTAGGCGAATCCACCGGAGCAGGGGTAATTTTCGGCGCTACCGGCGGTGTGATGGAATCCGCCATGCGGACCGCTTACTATCTTGTTAGCGGACAAAAACCGCCGGAAGATTTGCTCCGCTGGTTCCCGGTGCGGGGCTTGAACGGCGTCAAAGAAGCTGCTGTCAGTATCCCCGGCGTGGGAGAGGTGCGGGTCGCGGTATGCCACGGCTTGAAAAACGCCCGGATCATTTTGGACAAGGTTCGCAAAGGGGAGGCTTCCTGGCAGTTTGTTGAGTTTATGGCCTGTCCCGGCGGCTGCATCGGCGGCGGCGGTCAGCCGCGCACCTCGCTGCCTCCGGCCGACGATGTCCGCCAGGCCCGCATTGATGCTTTATATACAATGGATGAAAAAATGGCGGTAAAACATGCCAGTTATGAAAATCAGGAAGTACAGCAGCTGTATGACCAGTATTTGAGCCAACCGCTAAGCGGCAGGGCGGAACAACTGTTGCACACGACTTTTGTCGACCGCAGCCAATTGTTAACACCAAAACGTAAGTGA
- a CDS encoding helix-turn-helix transcriptional regulator, with translation MENKLGRFIREKRGNESLRDLAKRCGVSHTLIDTLEKGYDPRTHKPARPTVDSLKKISLGLGVHVLELLLLAIEEEYPEYSSIYMRRENSPNLWHEDPELLQIARKLKKLSPQKRKALEILTETDESPDEIKK, from the coding sequence ATGGAGAACAAATTAGGCCGTTTTATTCGGGAAAAACGCGGCAATGAGTCTTTGCGTGATTTAGCGAAACGATGCGGAGTAAGTCATACTTTAATTGATACATTGGAAAAAGGGTATGATCCCAGAACGCATAAACCAGCCAGACCCACAGTTGATTCATTGAAAAAAATTTCTCTGGGATTGGGTGTACATGTGCTGGAGCTTTTGCTGCTGGCTATTGAGGAAGAATATCCTGAATATTCTTCTATTTACATGCGGCGGGAGAATTCGCCCAATCTATGGCATGAGGATCCGGAGCTGTTACAGATTGCCCGTAAATTAAAAAAACTTTCTCCGCAAAAAAGAAAAGCCCTAGAGATATTAACCGAAACAGATGAATCGCCGGATGAAATTAAAAAATAA